Proteins encoded in a region of the Atopobium sp. oral taxon 416 genome:
- the pth gene encoding aminoacyl-tRNA hydrolase: MAEPKDIRLVVGLGNPGTEYQKTRHNAGYATIDMLAKHAGVRYWKSQAGMMVAGVKIAEKDIYLARPQTYMNEVGGPISKLVRQLKISPEELLVVHDDVDVPNTKLQLKFGGGHDGHNGLRSIIQKMGSRDFCRLRFGVGRPPGRMSVAQYTLRPLKGTQLESFAIEAQDAADVVERTVAKGFAAEAARLG; encoded by the coding sequence ATGGCAGAGCCCAAAGACATACGACTCGTCGTCGGCCTCGGAAACCCGGGCACCGAATATCAGAAGACCCGCCACAACGCTGGCTATGCCACGATCGATATGCTGGCAAAGCATGCAGGAGTGCGCTACTGGAAGAGCCAGGCCGGCATGATGGTGGCAGGGGTGAAGATTGCAGAAAAAGATATCTATCTCGCCCGACCCCAGACCTACATGAACGAGGTAGGAGGGCCCATCTCGAAGCTTGTCCGGCAGCTCAAGATCTCCCCGGAGGAGCTCCTCGTCGTGCACGACGATGTCGATGTGCCAAACACGAAGCTACAGCTCAAGTTCGGAGGAGGCCATGACGGACACAACGGCCTGCGCTCCATCATCCAGAAGATGGGGAGCCGCGACTTCTGCCGCCTGCGGTTCGGCGTGGGCAGGCCTCCCGGACGCATGAGCGTCGCCCAGTATACGCTGCGTCCCTTGAAGGGCACCCAGCTCGAGTCGTTCGCAATCGAGGCCCAGGACGCTGCAGATGTCGTGGAGCGCACCGTTGCGAAGGGCTTTGCAGCAGAAGCTGCACGCCTCGGATGA
- a CDS encoding putative manganese transporter, protein MDLFVDTLLDSLGDTLQLIPFLFVTYFAMEWLEHAAGSKTEQAVSNAGKAGPLIGSLLGAIPQCGFSAMAATLYSARMVTLGTLVAVILSTSDEMLPIFVAAQQPPARLLSIMGIKIVCGIIFGFAIDGIIRLICRGKEGDGYFHIHELCEREHCECDEESSAQEGTDDHPAHNKWWRITRSALIHTVRISLFVLVITFAFGLLIAAIGSDTVTSMAAYHPVRAVFATALIGLIPNCGASVAITELFLEGLLPTGSMLAGLLTAGGVGLLVLFRTNEHVKENLAIVLAIYLIGVLVGLAFSAAGITL, encoded by the coding sequence TTGGATCTCTTTGTGGACACATTGCTGGACAGTCTGGGCGACACCCTCCAGCTCATCCCCTTCCTCTTCGTGACCTACTTTGCGATGGAGTGGTTAGAGCATGCGGCGGGCTCCAAAACGGAACAGGCGGTCAGTAATGCCGGGAAAGCAGGCCCTCTGATCGGATCGCTTCTGGGTGCGATCCCCCAGTGCGGGTTTTCAGCGATGGCGGCAACGCTCTATTCCGCCCGCATGGTTACGCTAGGCACCTTGGTTGCGGTGATCCTCTCGACGAGCGATGAGATGCTGCCGATCTTTGTGGCTGCCCAGCAGCCGCCTGCGCGCCTCTTGTCGATCATGGGCATTAAGATTGTCTGCGGTATTATCTTTGGCTTTGCAATCGATGGAATCATCCGCCTGATCTGTCGCGGAAAAGAGGGGGATGGATACTTCCATATCCATGAGTTGTGCGAACGTGAGCATTGCGAGTGCGATGAGGAGAGCAGCGCTCAAGAGGGTACCGACGATCATCCGGCGCACAACAAGTGGTGGCGCATCACGCGCAGTGCCCTGATCCACACGGTGCGGATCTCGCTTTTCGTGTTGGTGATCACCTTCGCGTTCGGCCTCCTGATCGCGGCGATCGGCTCCGATACGGTGACGAGTATGGCTGCCTATCACCCGGTCCGTGCGGTATTCGCGACGGCGCTGATCGGTCTGATCCCGAACTGTGGAGCCTCGGTTGCGATCACCGAGCTCTTCCTCGAGGGGTTGCTGCCCACCGGCTCAATGTTGGCCGGACTTTTGACGGCAGGCGGTGTCGGATTGTTGGTACTCTTCCGCACCAATGAGCACGTGAAGGAGAATCTCGCAATCGTCCTTGCCATCTATCTGATTGGTGTGCTTGTGGGTTTGGCCTTTTCCGCTGCGGGTATTACACTTTGA
- a CDS encoding sulfide/dihydroorotate dehydrogenase-like FAD/NAD-binding protein translates to MYKILEKTQFSEKVFKFRVEAPQIAKHAHAGQFLMVRANETGERVPFTFADWNPEEGWVEFIFMVVGKTTKMLSTYEAGDSLEDVTGPLGRPSEFADGKWGVIGGGVGLAIAFPITRKLVKDGKDVHAIMGARTKGLLLLEDQFRSILPDDRIHITTDDGSYGEKGVVTAPEERLLKAGDIDHIFCVGPVPMMKFSTLTAEKYNCPITASLNPIMVDGTGMCGCCRVEVDGKTKFACVDGPDFDATKVNWNDLRARQAAYHTEEGQALHAYEEEICACHK, encoded by the coding sequence ATGTACAAGATCCTTGAAAAGACGCAGTTCTCCGAGAAGGTGTTTAAGTTCCGCGTCGAGGCACCGCAGATAGCAAAGCATGCACATGCTGGTCAGTTCCTGATGGTGCGCGCCAACGAGACGGGCGAGCGTGTCCCGTTCACGTTCGCGGACTGGAATCCTGAAGAGGGCTGGGTCGAGTTCATCTTCATGGTGGTCGGCAAGACTACGAAGATGCTCTCTACCTATGAGGCTGGAGATTCGCTGGAGGATGTCACGGGTCCGCTCGGCCGGCCGAGCGAGTTCGCCGATGGCAAGTGGGGTGTCATCGGCGGCGGCGTTGGCCTCGCTATCGCATTCCCGATCACCCGCAAACTCGTCAAGGATGGCAAGGACGTCCATGCGATCATGGGTGCCCGCACGAAGGGCCTGCTTCTGCTCGAGGATCAGTTCCGCTCCATCCTGCCGGATGACCGTATCCACATCACAACGGATGACGGCTCCTACGGCGAGAAGGGCGTTGTCACCGCTCCGGAGGAGCGTCTATTGAAGGCTGGCGACATCGACCACATCTTCTGCGTCGGCCCGGTACCGATGATGAAGTTCTCAACACTCACTGCTGAAAAGTACAACTGCCCGATCACCGCATCGCTCAATCCGATCATGGTAGACGGCACCGGTATGTGCGGCTGCTGCCGTGTTGAGGTCGATGGCAAAACCAAGTTTGCATGCGTCGACGGCCCTGATTTCGATGCCACGAAAGTCAACTGGAACGATCTGCGTGCCCGTCAGGCTGCATATCATACCGAAGAGGGACAGGCACTTCACGCCTATGAGGAGGAGATCTGCGCATGCCACAAGTAA
- a CDS encoding glycosyltransferase family A protein codes for MRAHNAATTLPRLLDCLAAQTLDKLQIMVIDAASTDATLRVLSMAQERDVTLEAAHIEAAEYPHAYNLGIERARGTYLFFMDGSDTMARGTLERLYTLCEDHNLDLAMGSVGTSERSFSGQLSTRVLYDSNDQFHRDAWRFFALGLLPYPEGKLMRRSCVKQAGSLFSCDGGMSFMVSFLKEASGVAFDPLAIYNANTLCDPVGWGITDCMEDGSQDMLDELFASWGLSQDAQTQSMLQNRYLAGLITSIIHTCSPACELDGAQKRAHIEKAIMDDRTQKVAHGDRSLRSLIARMMLAAIRRKDVTMTMKEGELFSWLTRRYPNLKMDLV; via the coding sequence GTGAGGGCGCACAATGCTGCCACAACACTGCCGCGCCTGTTGGACTGTCTTGCCGCTCAGACACTCGATAAGCTACAGATTATGGTGATCGACGCCGCATCGACCGATGCGACCTTACGTGTCCTGTCCATGGCGCAGGAGCGGGATGTGACGCTGGAAGCTGCCCACATCGAGGCGGCCGAGTACCCCCATGCCTACAACCTAGGGATTGAACGGGCCCGGGGCACCTATCTCTTCTTTATGGACGGGTCGGATACCATGGCGAGAGGGACGCTCGAGCGCCTCTACACGCTGTGCGAGGACCACAACCTCGATCTGGCGATGGGATCTGTGGGTACCTCTGAGCGCAGCTTCTCCGGCCAGCTGAGTACGCGGGTCCTCTACGATAGCAACGATCAGTTCCACCGGGATGCCTGGCGGTTCTTCGCCTTGGGATTGCTCCCGTATCCGGAAGGCAAACTGATGCGCCGCTCCTGTGTCAAACAGGCCGGCTCCCTCTTCTCCTGTGATGGCGGGATGTCGTTCATGGTGAGCTTTCTGAAGGAAGCCTCAGGCGTCGCCTTCGATCCGCTCGCGATCTACAACGCGAATACCCTCTGCGATCCGGTGGGCTGGGGTATCACCGACTGCATGGAGGATGGCAGTCAGGATATGCTCGATGAGCTCTTCGCCTCGTGGGGGCTCTCACAGGATGCGCAGACCCAGTCCATGCTTCAGAATCGCTATCTGGCCGGGTTGATCACCTCGATCATCCATACCTGCAGCCCCGCCTGTGAGCTTGATGGGGCGCAGAAGCGCGCCCACATTGAGAAAGCGATTATGGATGATCGCACGCAGAAGGTCGCCCATGGGGACCGCTCGCTCAGGAGCCTGATCGCTCGGATGATGCTGGCGGCCATCCGCCGCAAGGATGTGACGATGACGATGAAGGAGGGGGAGCTCTTCTCCTGGCTCACCCGTCGCTATCCCAACCTCAAGATGGATCTCGTCTAG
- the gltA gene encoding NADPH-dependent glutamate synthase, which yields MPQVNGRYVPDMKSPRTPANEEDPKERAKDFRPVDKGYTKEMAIKEANRCLDCKKPFCIDGCPVGIDIPKFIEAIRNEDFGRGLDIIHEQSMLPAICGRVCPQENQCEGKCIRSKKGEPVAIGQLERFLGDMPEVASAPKVAPKNGKKVAVVGAGPSGITCAGELARNGFDVTVFEAFFTGGGVLAYGIPEFRLPKAVVKREIDGLEQLGVKFEYNSVVGRITTAEELFDEGYDAMYIATGAGLPKMLNIPGENLPNVFFANEYLTRVNLMKANEFPKYDTPTKHAKDVVVFGGGNVAMDSVRTALRLGAENVMLCYRRTEKEMPARRAEIEHAKAEGVQIHELASPIEFIAGENGSVAQVKVQNMRLGEPDESGRRRPIPIEGSVDVLPCDLGISAIGTNANPISKLIGPEKINKWGYIEADEKTGQTSDPRIWAGGDIVTGAATVILAMGAGKAAAADMTKKLVATA from the coding sequence ATGCCACAAGTAAATGGTCGTTACGTACCGGATATGAAATCTCCACGCACTCCGGCCAACGAAGAGGATCCGAAAGAGCGCGCAAAGGACTTCCGTCCTGTTGATAAGGGCTACACCAAAGAGATGGCCATCAAAGAAGCTAACCGCTGCCTCGACTGCAAGAAGCCGTTCTGCATTGACGGCTGCCCGGTCGGCATCGATATCCCGAAGTTCATCGAGGCTATCCGCAACGAGGACTTCGGCCGTGGCCTCGATATCATCCACGAACAGTCTATGCTCCCCGCAATCTGCGGCCGTGTCTGTCCGCAGGAGAACCAGTGCGAGGGCAAGTGCATCCGCAGCAAGAAGGGCGAGCCGGTCGCAATCGGTCAGCTCGAGCGCTTCCTGGGCGATATGCCTGAGGTTGCCTCCGCGCCGAAGGTTGCCCCGAAGAACGGCAAGAAGGTCGCCGTCGTGGGCGCCGGCCCGTCCGGCATCACCTGCGCAGGCGAGCTTGCCCGCAACGGCTTTGACGTAACCGTCTTTGAGGCCTTCTTCACCGGTGGCGGCGTCCTTGCTTACGGCATCCCTGAGTTCCGTCTGCCGAAAGCGGTCGTCAAGCGTGAGATCGACGGCCTTGAGCAGCTCGGCGTCAAGTTCGAGTACAACTCGGTTGTCGGCCGTATCACCACCGCAGAGGAGCTCTTCGACGAGGGCTACGACGCGATGTATATCGCAACCGGTGCAGGTCTCCCGAAGATGCTCAACATCCCGGGCGAGAACCTCCCGAATGTCTTCTTTGCGAACGAATATCTGACCCGTGTCAACCTGATGAAGGCAAACGAGTTCCCGAAGTACGACACCCCGACCAAGCACGCAAAGGACGTCGTGGTCTTCGGCGGCGGCAACGTCGCAATGGACTCCGTCCGTACCGCGCTGCGCCTCGGCGCTGAGAACGTCATGCTCTGCTACCGCAGAACTGAGAAAGAGATGCCAGCCCGTCGTGCTGAGATCGAGCACGCAAAGGCAGAGGGCGTTCAGATCCACGAACTTGCCTCCCCGATCGAGTTCATCGCCGGCGAGAATGGCTCCGTGGCCCAAGTCAAGGTCCAGAACATGAGACTCGGTGAGCCGGATGAGTCCGGCCGTCGTCGTCCTATCCCAATCGAGGGCTCCGTCGACGTACTCCCCTGCGATCTGGGCATCTCCGCAATCGGCACGAACGCCAACCCGATCTCCAAGCTGATTGGCCCTGAGAAGATCAACAAGTGGGGCTACATCGAGGCAGACGAGAAGACCGGCCAAACCTCAGACCCTCGTATCTGGGCAGGCGGCGACATCGTCACTGGTGCAGCCACTGTCATTCTGGCTATGGGCGCAGGCAAGGCTGCCGCAGCTGATATGACCAAGAAGCTGGTTGCGACCGCATAG
- a CDS encoding glycosyltransferase: MERLALVTVTYKRQDLLRRLFDSILKLKQAPWRIVVVDNENSPKTAGMVSEFTQQVHDAWGDTPSDPDREGGVKRVVYFPQRDNCGGSGGFSRGVGRSYKLGAEWFWLMDDDVTVLPGAVDAFDRWSHQFQAIQGQRYDTDGGHFYWQYRFWTTLAIYNPFSRDSWREGETYKSCNALCFEGSCVSRKVVKQIGLPDERFFVYLDDALYGYLASKVCEVALVPDYVLRRERAVPDKELGVRQLNSTSDMTRYYVTRNRGYFARYLMLYHDYNPVGYGFGTLLTFLKEFIRLVAVDRGHLKTGWARLWAGYQDSKQILHDPTWKPMPPLED, translated from the coding sequence ATGGAGCGATTGGCACTGGTGACTGTCACGTACAAACGACAGGACCTGCTGCGCCGCTTATTTGATTCGATCCTGAAGCTTAAGCAGGCCCCTTGGCGCATCGTCGTGGTCGACAACGAGAACAGCCCAAAGACCGCTGGTATGGTCTCAGAGTTCACCCAACAGGTGCACGACGCCTGGGGTGACACGCCCTCAGACCCTGATAGAGAGGGCGGTGTGAAGCGGGTTGTGTACTTCCCCCAACGTGACAACTGCGGGGGCTCAGGCGGCTTTTCACGCGGTGTGGGGCGCTCCTATAAGTTAGGGGCGGAATGGTTCTGGCTGATGGACGACGATGTCACGGTCCTGCCTGGTGCGGTCGATGCCTTCGACAGGTGGAGTCACCAGTTCCAAGCCATCCAGGGCCAGCGCTACGACACTGACGGCGGGCACTTCTATTGGCAATATCGGTTCTGGACGACGCTGGCGATCTACAATCCTTTCTCCCGGGACAGCTGGCGTGAAGGGGAGACCTACAAGAGCTGCAATGCCCTGTGCTTTGAGGGCAGCTGTGTGAGCCGCAAAGTGGTCAAGCAGATTGGTTTGCCCGACGAGCGGTTCTTCGTGTATCTCGATGACGCGCTCTATGGCTATTTGGCAAGCAAAGTGTGCGAGGTGGCGCTCGTTCCTGACTACGTGCTGCGCCGTGAACGCGCGGTGCCTGACAAGGAGCTCGGCGTGCGCCAACTGAACTCTACGAGCGATATGACGCGCTACTATGTGACGCGCAACCGCGGTTACTTCGCGCGGTACCTGATGCTCTATCACGACTACAATCCAGTCGGCTATGGCTTTGGGACGCTCCTCACCTTCCTAAAGGAATTCATCCGCCTGGTGGCGGTCGATCGAGGACACTTAAAGACCGGTTGGGCACGCCTGTGGGCGGGCTATCAGGATTCCAAGCAGATCCTGCACGACCCCACCTGGAAGCCGATGCCACCGCTTGAGGATTAA
- a CDS encoding glycosyltransferase translates to MKHKVSVIVPCMNVEQTVDVALQSLKDQSFSDLEILALNDGSTDQTLAHLQAQADRDPRIRVIDRPNSGYGATCNLGFEQATGDYLAILEPDDSVEPDFFSDLLAFADTFPKPVDVIKAAYWRLFEGENGGKPMRIPCAYYHRIHPLQQPFAITEAQEFLLHHPAIWSALYRRDWIEEKHIRFLPIPGAGWSDNPFLIETLCQTDRIAYVDKPYYRYHENSAQQAQAQLRKHPLMPMERIEDMLDVADRLKIHESKVQEALTVRALNYAQLSVNAAGLTYPGLYDAIERCYRRLDSEIVLNSSIIAPGAKRRYCAIVGIEAPNISDLSYLPHVMSETAYRLVTDGPRFTFGALRHAPNQRDSKASENDKR, encoded by the coding sequence ATGAAACACAAGGTATCGGTCATTGTTCCCTGCATGAATGTCGAACAAACGGTCGATGTGGCGCTCCAATCGCTTAAGGATCAGAGCTTCTCCGACCTCGAGATCCTAGCGCTCAACGACGGCTCCACCGATCAGACCTTGGCGCACCTGCAGGCGCAGGCCGACCGGGACCCCCGCATCCGCGTGATCGACAGACCGAACTCAGGCTACGGCGCAACCTGTAACTTAGGCTTTGAGCAGGCCACCGGCGACTACCTGGCGATCTTAGAGCCGGATGACAGTGTGGAGCCTGACTTCTTTTCGGACCTGCTGGCCTTCGCGGATACCTTCCCGAAGCCCGTCGACGTTATCAAAGCAGCCTACTGGCGCCTCTTTGAGGGTGAGAACGGCGGCAAGCCGATGCGGATCCCCTGCGCGTACTACCATCGGATCCATCCCCTGCAGCAACCCTTCGCAATCACTGAGGCGCAGGAGTTTTTGCTCCACCACCCCGCGATCTGGTCGGCGCTCTACCGCAGGGACTGGATTGAGGAGAAACACATCCGCTTCCTCCCCATCCCCGGTGCAGGTTGGTCAGACAACCCCTTCCTGATTGAGACCCTCTGTCAGACCGATCGCATCGCCTATGTGGACAAGCCTTACTACCGCTACCACGAGAACAGCGCGCAGCAGGCGCAGGCACAGCTGCGCAAGCATCCGCTCATGCCGATGGAGCGCATCGAAGATATGCTCGACGTGGCGGATCGGCTCAAAATCCATGAATCAAAAGTACAGGAGGCGCTCACGGTACGCGCCCTCAACTATGCGCAGCTTTCAGTCAACGCAGCAGGGCTTACCTACCCTGGGCTCTACGACGCAATCGAGCGTTGCTATAGAAGGTTGGATTCTGAGATTGTCCTCAATAGTTCAATCATTGCCCCAGGGGCCAAGCGCAGATACTGCGCGATCGTGGGAATCGAAGCTCCCAATATCTCTGATCTGAGCTACCTGCCCCATGTGATGAGCGAAACCGCCTATCGGCTCGTGACCGACGGGCCCCGCTTTACGTTCGGCGCACTGCGCCACGCCCCGAATCAGCGTGATTCTAAGGCTTCTGAGAACGACAAACGGTAA
- a CDS encoding MurR/RpiR family transcriptional regulator yields the protein MEAVACNDGTTKESGYRKGSQMPLVRSHKAQGGRSSSESSAAMRGFRVHLEEYRPLASSAERNIVNFLLEHPRGAVGVSAHRLAELTYTSPSTVVRLSRKLGFTGYKELQQALLYELAVANKSRNIVSEGVMSTDSTQEIIDKITARNASTLALTRDGLDPAAIDRTVELIHTAPRISLYGIGASLMVAHDLQLKLLRLDIPADLIDDLHSQLVYAKNERPGDLAIVISYSGMTEDILRCARAAKANGATIVSITRGSFSSPLVKMSDVVLGVAATELVLRSGAMSSRIAQLNVVDVLFTAYVSRNYEKSMEHLSKNWIKRSEVPEEEASIEDGAELGWKD from the coding sequence ATGGAAGCAGTTGCCTGCAACGATGGGACGACGAAGGAATCGGGATACAGAAAGGGGAGCCAGATGCCTTTGGTACGCAGTCATAAAGCGCAGGGAGGCAGAAGTTCCTCCGAAAGTTCGGCGGCGATGCGCGGCTTCCGCGTGCATCTCGAAGAGTATCGGCCGCTTGCAAGCTCGGCAGAGCGCAATATCGTGAACTTCCTGCTCGAGCATCCGAGGGGCGCTGTCGGCGTCTCGGCACATCGTCTCGCAGAGCTTACCTATACCTCTCCTTCGACGGTTGTGCGCCTCTCGCGCAAGCTCGGCTTCACGGGCTACAAGGAGCTCCAGCAGGCACTGCTCTACGAGCTTGCCGTGGCAAACAAGAGCAGAAATATCGTCTCCGAAGGGGTCATGTCAACCGATTCAACCCAGGAAATTATCGACAAGATCACAGCCCGTAACGCCTCGACGCTTGCACTCACACGCGACGGGCTCGACCCTGCCGCAATTGACCGGACGGTCGAACTCATCCACACGGCGCCGCGCATCAGCCTCTACGGTATCGGCGCATCGCTTATGGTTGCCCACGATCTGCAGCTGAAACTCCTGCGTCTCGATATCCCGGCAGACCTTATAGACGATCTGCACTCCCAGCTCGTCTATGCAAAGAATGAGCGTCCCGGTGACCTCGCTATCGTCATCTCCTATTCGGGTATGACGGAAGACATATTGAGGTGCGCTCGAGCTGCCAAAGCAAACGGCGCCACGATTGTTTCCATCACGCGCGGCAGCTTCTCGTCGCCGCTCGTAAAGATGTCCGATGTGGTGCTTGGGGTCGCAGCAACAGAGCTCGTGCTCAGAAGCGGGGCGATGTCCTCGAGGATCGCACAGCTCAATGTTGTGGATGTGCTGTTCACGGCCTATGTGAGCAGGAACTACGAGAAGAGCATGGAGCATCTCTCGAAGAACTGGATCAAGAGGAGCGAGGTGCCGGAGGAAGAGGCAAGCATCGAGGACGGTGCCGAGCTCGGATGGAAGGACTGA
- a CDS encoding nitroreductase family protein, whose translation MDFHDAQEARHSIRSFTSSLLTEEERSAFGQEIAHSNEADSLHMSLAITEPEAPSSFLAHHGKFHNVSSYLLLADTPTPSLKQCAGDVSASASY comes from the coding sequence ATGGATTTCCATGACGCACAAGAGGCCAGACACTCTATCAGAAGCTTCACGTCCTCCCTGCTCACAGAAGAGGAGCGCTCTGCCTTCGGCCAGGAGATTGCCCACTCGAATGAGGCAGACAGCCTGCATATGAGCCTCGCCATCACCGAGCCGGAAGCCCCCAGCTCGTTTCTTGCCCACCACGGGAAGTTCCACAATGTCTCAAGCTATCTTCTGCTTGCCGACACCCCCACCCCTTCGCTCAAGCAGTGTGCAGGGGATGTTTCGGCAAGCGCATCGTACTGA
- a CDS encoding PTS transporter subunit EIIC, with protein MSKDFEGIAKSVLAAVGGKSNVVGNMACMTRLRVKVVDSSRVDEAALKQVDGVMGLVADGDRYEIVFGPGVVNKVLEPFAKLTGIKPDDMADIVNDAAAKNKAAQKAKHDKPVQRFLKKIANIFVPLLPGIIAAGLINGIANVINVSSGNAFAGVWWYQCIRTMGWALFLYLPLFVGMNACKEFGGSGILGAMAGALSISNTAMPLLLKTSDGAAAVNLPIALPVPTFANGAFTINFSTVYNPSAGGLLGALICGIFFAWLEKKFHKVMPSALDTFLTPLFTVCIGSVVAVLVLQPVGAFLTQGIFFILFFFYNTLGVVGAYLLSATFLPLVSVGLHQALTPIHAMLNDPSGPTGGINYLLPILMMAGGGQVGAGLALYVKTKNERVKTYLRESIPVGILGIGEPLMYAVTLPLGKPFVTACLGAGIGGVLAWLFHLGTVSQGVSGLFGLLIVVPGTQGFYVVAMLAAYAAGFAFTYFFGVDEDRINDVFGTEA; from the coding sequence ATGAGCAAGGATTTCGAAGGGATAGCCAAGAGTGTCCTTGCCGCAGTAGGCGGCAAATCCAATGTCGTGGGCAACATGGCATGTATGACAAGGCTGAGGGTCAAGGTAGTCGATTCTTCTAGGGTCGATGAAGCAGCCTTGAAGCAGGTCGACGGCGTCATGGGTCTTGTCGCTGACGGCGACCGCTATGAGATCGTCTTCGGGCCGGGTGTGGTGAACAAGGTTCTCGAGCCGTTCGCGAAGCTTACCGGCATCAAGCCGGACGATATGGCCGATATCGTGAACGATGCTGCTGCGAAGAACAAGGCAGCGCAGAAGGCGAAGCACGACAAGCCGGTCCAGCGCTTCCTCAAGAAAATCGCGAACATCTTCGTACCACTGCTTCCTGGTATCATCGCCGCAGGCCTCATCAACGGCATTGCCAATGTCATCAACGTCTCGAGCGGCAACGCCTTTGCAGGCGTCTGGTGGTACCAGTGCATCCGCACGATGGGCTGGGCTCTCTTCCTGTATCTTCCGCTCTTTGTCGGTATGAATGCCTGTAAGGAGTTTGGCGGCTCCGGCATCCTCGGTGCCATGGCAGGTGCCCTTTCCATCTCGAACACGGCTATGCCGCTCCTGCTCAAGACGTCTGATGGTGCTGCAGCCGTGAATCTGCCGATCGCGCTTCCGGTCCCAACCTTCGCTAATGGCGCCTTCACGATCAACTTCTCGACGGTCTACAACCCGTCTGCAGGTGGCCTTTTAGGTGCCCTCATCTGCGGCATCTTCTTTGCGTGGCTCGAGAAGAAGTTCCATAAGGTCATGCCGAGTGCGCTCGACACGTTCCTAACCCCGCTCTTCACGGTCTGCATCGGCTCGGTCGTCGCCGTGCTCGTCCTGCAGCCGGTCGGCGCATTCCTGACCCAGGGCATCTTCTTCATCCTGTTCTTCTTCTACAACACGCTCGGCGTTGTCGGCGCCTATCTGCTCTCTGCCACATTCCTGCCGCTCGTCTCTGTGGGCCTGCACCAGGCGCTCACACCGATCCATGCAATGCTCAACGATCCTTCTGGCCCGACCGGCGGTATCAACTATCTGCTCCCGATCCTCATGATGGCAGGCGGCGGACAGGTCGGCGCTGGCCTTGCCCTCTATGTGAAGACCAAGAACGAGCGCGTCAAGACGTACCTGCGCGAGTCCATCCCTGTCGGTATCCTCGGTATCGGTGAACCTTTGATGTATGCCGTGACGCTGCCACTCGGTAAGCCATTCGTGACGGCCTGCCTGGGAGCTGGCATCGGCGGCGTCCTTGCCTGGCTCTTTCATCTTGGTACGGTCTCCCAGGGCGTCTCGGGCCTCTTCGGTCTTCTGATTGTCGTTCCGGGCACGCAGGGATTCTATGTCGTCGCGATGCTTGCAGCCTATGCAGCAGGCTTTGCCTTCACGTACTTCTTCGGCGTGGATGAGGACCGCATCAACGATGTCTTCGGCACCGAAGCTTAA
- the murQ gene encoding N-acetylmuramic acid 6-phosphate etherase encodes METGDVPAIDLDKLATEARNPRTMHLDEMSPRELVEVMNSEDTKVAGAVHEVLDDVAVAVEWARDALQAGGRIVYFGAGTSGRLGVLDAVECPPTFGVSPDVVVGLIAGGEKAFVRAVEGAEDSLTLCAEELDALHLEPRDLAVGIAASGRTPYVIGGLKHAHELGCRTVAIACNKGSDIGKVADLAIEPCCGPEVLTGSTRLKAGTAQKMVLNMISTGAMVGCGKAYENLMVDVQQSNEKLEVRAQNIVMTATGCERAEAGRALAEAKGSAKCAIVAILADVTADEAKCRLDATGGKVRQALKGS; translated from the coding sequence ATGGAGACAGGAGATGTGCCCGCGATCGATCTCGATAAGCTCGCGACGGAAGCGCGCAACCCCAGGACTATGCATCTCGATGAGATGAGCCCGCGCGAGCTTGTCGAGGTCATGAACTCCGAGGACACGAAGGTTGCGGGTGCCGTGCACGAGGTCCTGGACGATGTGGCCGTGGCGGTCGAATGGGCACGCGATGCCCTTCAGGCTGGCGGCAGGATCGTCTACTTCGGAGCAGGCACCTCGGGTAGGCTCGGCGTGCTCGATGCAGTCGAGTGTCCGCCGACCTTCGGTGTCTCGCCCGACGTCGTGGTCGGCCTCATCGCAGGCGGCGAGAAGGCATTCGTGCGTGCCGTCGAAGGAGCGGAGGACTCGCTCACACTCTGCGCAGAGGAGCTCGATGCGCTTCATCTGGAGCCACGCGATCTTGCTGTCGGAATCGCTGCCTCGGGGCGCACGCCCTACGTGATCGGCGGCCTCAAGCATGCGCATGAGCTCGGCTGCCGCACGGTCGCGATTGCCTGCAACAAGGGGTCCGATATTGGCAAGGTCGCAGATCTCGCGATCGAACCCTGCTGCGGGCCTGAAGTTCTGACGGGATCGACCCGCCTCAAGGCCGGTACTGCCCAGAAGATGGTCCTCAACATGATCTCCACCGGCGCTATGGTCGGCTGCGGCAAGGCCTATGAGAACCTGATGGTCGATGTGCAGCAGTCAAACGAGAAGCTCGAGGTCAGGGCCCAGAATATCGTTATGACGGCGACTGGCTGCGAAAGAGCGGAAGCAGGGCGTGCGCTCGCCGAGGCAAAGGGCTCCGCGAAATGCGCGATCGTGGCGATCCTGGCGGACGTCACGGCAGACGAGGCGAAGTGTCGCCTCGATGCAACGGGTGGCAAGGTTCGCCAGGCTCTCAAGGGAAGCTGA